In a single window of the Candidatus Thermoplasmatota archaeon genome:
- the argJ gene encoding bifunctional glutamate N-acetyltransferase/amino-acid acetyltransferase ArgJ: MSEPVVAPGGIVDVRGIKAAGGHAGIKKKRRDIAIVHSTEPSTTAAAVFTRNAVVAAPLVVSRRHVADGRARTIVCNSGCANAVTGEQGERDAETTCAAVAKELGVAADEVIVASTGVIGRFLPMDLLVPGLRKLAHELDKAAPGEAAEAIMTTDLVPKEVLVEVEIGGATVRVGGIAKGSGMIHPNMATMLGFLATDAKVSPAALDQALRAAVDETFNMISVDGDTSTNDMVAILATGASGLAEIGPSGPAYDAFVDALTLACQSLAVKIARDGEGATTLIECRVQNARTLEDARKAAKSVIGSSLVKSAVFGRDPNWGRVLAALGYSGAAFDPSRVELWMGNPSGRARVVHEGAASDTVDAEELRRLITKDHVIFILDLHDGAHHATAWGCDLSYDYVKINASYTT, translated from the coding sequence GTGAGCGAGCCCGTCGTCGCGCCCGGCGGCATCGTGGACGTGCGCGGCATCAAGGCCGCGGGCGGCCACGCGGGCATCAAGAAGAAGCGTCGCGACATCGCGATCGTCCACAGCACGGAGCCCAGCACGACCGCCGCCGCCGTGTTCACGCGGAACGCCGTCGTCGCCGCGCCGCTCGTCGTGAGCCGGCGCCACGTCGCGGACGGCCGGGCGCGCACCATCGTCTGCAACTCGGGCTGCGCGAACGCGGTCACGGGCGAGCAGGGCGAGCGCGACGCGGAGACGACGTGCGCGGCCGTCGCGAAGGAGCTCGGCGTCGCCGCCGACGAGGTCATCGTCGCCTCGACCGGCGTCATCGGCCGCTTCCTCCCCATGGACCTTCTCGTGCCGGGCCTGCGCAAGCTCGCGCACGAGCTCGACAAGGCCGCCCCGGGCGAGGCCGCCGAGGCGATCATGACGACGGACCTCGTTCCGAAAGAGGTCCTCGTCGAGGTCGAGATCGGCGGCGCGACCGTCCGGGTCGGCGGCATCGCGAAGGGCTCCGGCATGATCCACCCGAACATGGCGACCATGCTCGGCTTCCTCGCGACCGACGCGAAGGTCTCGCCCGCGGCCCTCGACCAGGCGCTTCGCGCGGCCGTGGACGAGACGTTCAACATGATCAGCGTCGACGGCGACACGTCCACGAACGACATGGTCGCGATCCTCGCGACCGGCGCCTCGGGCCTCGCGGAGATCGGCCCCTCGGGGCCCGCCTACGACGCCTTCGTGGACGCGCTCACGCTCGCCTGCCAAAGCCTCGCGGTGAAGATCGCGCGCGACGGCGAGGGCGCGACCACGCTCATCGAATGCCGCGTCCAGAACGCGCGCACGCTCGAGGACGCCCGCAAGGCCGCAAAGAGCGTCATCGGATCGAGCCTCGTGAAGAGCGCGGTCTTCGGCCGGGATCCCAACTGGGGCCGCGTCCTCGCCGCCCTCGGGTACTCGGGCGCGGCCTTCGACCCCTCGAGGGTCGAGCTGTGGATGGGCAACCCGTCGGGCCGCGCGCGCGTCGTGCACGAGGGCGCGGCAAGCGACACGGTCGACGCCGAGGAGCTCCGCCGACTCATCACGAAGGACCACGTCATCTTCATCCTCGACCTCCACGACGGCGCCCACCACGCGACCGCGTGGGGGTGCGACCTCTCGTACGACTACGTAAAGATCAACGCGAGCTACACGACGTGA